A genomic region of Antennarius striatus isolate MH-2024 chromosome 16, ASM4005453v1, whole genome shotgun sequence contains the following coding sequences:
- the spag9a gene encoding sperm associated antigen 9a isoform X7: protein MELEDGVVYQDDPGTSAMMSERVSGLANSIYREFERLIGKYDEDVVKELMPLVVAVLENLDSVFAENQEHEVELELLKEDNEQLITQYEREKALRKHAEEKFIEFEDTHEQDKKDLQNHVDRMESHSRQLELKIKNYADQIGRLEERELELKKEYNSLHQRHTEMIHNYMEHVERIKMQQISETSESNTVGRVRRERPLSLGIFPSSGGVSLLTPDPQVRMETLGTENWRFNDSTQPRSNTSLKDELSDFTGSKSATPMSTTASDMEKEDGNCKSMEVQAAPGTRSVGLPENEDSTDVQDIIESTPELDMDLIGYKPCSNLTKGIENMAFDRNTESLFEELSSAGTGLIGDVDEGADLLGMGREVENLIQENSQLLETKNALNVVNKDLILKVDELTCEKEMLQGELEAVLQAKTKLEDRSRDLEEELKKARLEVEEVRNKSKDEEDSDVPTAQRKRFTRVEMARVLMERNQYKERLMELQEAVRWTEMIRASRENPNLTEKKKSSIWQFFSRLFSSSSSSPAIKKAETQSNVTYNPPGSLVKRSSTFSQFPTEKSKTFDFLNEEKDQCSSPSRKEQKRAQYRQVKAHMQKEDGRVTAHGWSLPSKYKVTNGGQVENKMNLPVPVYLRPLDQKDASMKLWCAAGVNLTGGRAAPSSEFTKQTKGSQSSLDQLEQETKDQEKVEQEKDLLLQEEISSRVWVCTSTHSSTKVMVLDASQPSDLIDSFYACNTHVVCIASVPGVLDSDYPMGEEVPQDMDAGQGDGVSLAGSVASVGSTGSDGAMAAEGTTAIPQTANSSSTDQPTEHSGVSGSVNLSREASPAEDSVPAAEEAMEATEANAGEGEGEEVQGADQNQPGIYTEHVFTDPLGVEPTVSSSDTRRGSKQDIVTSLPEDLSDPSEGEVLRMSSALPTMWLGAQNGCLYVHSSVARWRKCLHAIKLKDSILSIVHVKGRVLVALADGTIAIFHRSIDGQWDLTNYHLLDLGRPHHSIRCMTVVHDKVWCGYRNKMYVIQPKAMRIEKSFDAHPRKESQVRQLAWVGDGIWVSIRLDSTLRLFHAHTYQHLQDVDIEPYVSKMLGTGKLGFSFVRITALMVSCSRLWVGTGNGVIISIPLSEANKTPGAVVPNRPGGAVRVYSDDGSDGATSGSFVPYCSMAHAQLCFHGHRDAVKFFATVPGQAMPPPGTADSGSDDPASESSDTTSDPKTYLVMSGGEGYIDFRMGDEGSELDGLSEPTAGQSAPTKAERSHLIVWQVTAPHQ, encoded by the exons ATGGAGCTGGAAGACGGGGTTGTGTACCAGGACGACCCTGGGACATCAGCGATGATGTCTGAGCGGGTGTCGGGCCTGGCTAACTCCATCTACCGCGAGTTCGAGAGGCTCATCGGGAAATACGACGAGGACGTGGTGAAGGAGCTGATGCCGCTGGTGGTGGCCGTCCTGGAGAACCTGGACTCGGTGTTCGCGGAAAACCAGGAGCACgaagtggagctggagctgctgaaggaGGACAACGAGCAGCTCATCACCCAGTACGAGCGGGAGAAGGCGCTGAGGAAACACGCAGAGGAG AAGTTCATCGAGTTTGAAGACACTCATGAACAAGATAAGAAGGATCTGCAGAACCACGTGGACCGAATGGAGTCCCACTCCAGACAACTGGAACTCAAGATAAAGAACTATGCTGACCAGA tcgGGAGGTTGGAGGAGCGTGAATTGGAGCTCAAGAAAGAATACAACTCCCTTCACCAGCGACACACAGAG ATGATCCATAATTATATGGAGCACGTGGAGAGGATCAAAATGCAGCAGATTAGCGAGACTTCAGAATCAAACACAGTCGGCCGAGTCAG GAGAGAGCGGCCTCTGTCTTTGGGGATCTTTCCATCATCGGGTGGGGTGTCTCTGCTCACCCCAGACCCCCAGGTCAGGATGGAGACACTAGGGACAGAGAACTGGAGGTTTAACGACTCCACGCAACCACGTTCCAACACCAGCCTCAAA GATGAACTGTCGGACTTCACCGGCTCCAAGTCGGCCACGCCAATGTCCACCACAGCCTCAGACATGGAGAAGGAAGATGGGAACTGTAAGAGCATGGAGGTCCAGGCTGCTCCAGGAACCAGATCAGTGG GCTTGCCTGAAAATGAAGACAGCACAGATGTGCAGGACATCATTGAGTCCACCCCTGAGCTGGACATGGATCTCATTGGATACAAACCCTGCAG CAACCTGACTAAGGGCATAGAAAACATGGCTTTTGATCGCAACACAGAATCTCTGTTTGAAGAGCTGTCGTCGGCAGGTACTGGGCTCATCGGGGATGTGGATGAAGGAGCCGACCTGCTTG GTATGGGCCGGGAAGTTGAAAATCTCATTCAGGAGAATTCACAGCTGCTTGAGACAAA GAATGCATTGAACGTCGTGAATAAGGACTTAATATTGAAGGTGGATGAGTTGACGTGTGAGAAGGAGATGCTGCAGGGGGAGCTGGAGGCTGTGCTGCAGGCTAAGACCAAGCTGGAGGACAGGAGCAGAGATCTGGAGGAGGAACTCAAAAA AGCACGACTTGAGGTGGAGGAAGTGCGAAACAAAAGTAAAGATGAGGAAGAT AGCGATGTGCCTACAGCCCAGAGGAAACGCTTCACCCGGGTGGAAATGGCCAGAGTGTTAATGGAAAGAAACCAATACAAAGAGCGTCTGATGGAGCTCCAGGAAGCTGTGCGGTGGACAGAGATGATCAG GGCCTCAAGAGAAAATCCAAACCtcacagaaaagaagaaatccAGCATCTGGCAGTT CTTCAGCAGACTGTttagctcctcctccagttCTCCTGCTATAAAGAAGGCGGAGACTCAGTCCAACGTGACCTACAACCCCCCAGGCAGCCTTGTGAAGAGGAGTAGCACCTTCTCCCAGTTCCCAACAGAGAAATCCAAGACTTTTGACTTCCTCAATGAAGA GAAGGACCAGTGCAGTTCACCATCACgtaaagagcagaagagagcccAGTACAGACAGGTCAAGGCCCACATGCAGAAGGAGGACGGACGAGTCACCGCTCACGGCTGGAGCCTACCCAGTAAATACAAG GTGACGAATGGTGGACAGGTGGAGAACAAAATGAACTTACCTGTACCGGTATACTTGAGACCTTTGGATCAGAAAGATGCTTCTATGAAG CTGTGGTGTGCTGCAGGCGTCAACCTGACTGGAGGAAGAGCAGCACCGTCGTCAGAGTTCACCAAGCAGACAAAGGGTTCACAGAGCAGCCTGGACCAGTTAGAGCAGGAGACTAAG GATCAGGAGAAAGTCGAGCAGGAGAAGGATTTGCTCCTTCAGGAAGAGATCTCCAGTAGGGTGTGGGTGTGCACCAGTACTCATTCCTCCACCAAGGTAATGGTGCTGGACGCCAGTCAGCCCTCTGACCTAATCGACAGCTTCTACGCCTGCAACACCCACGTGGTGTGCATCGCCAGTGTGCCAG GTGTATTGGACAGCGATTATCCAATGGGTGAGGAGGTACCCCAAGACATGGATGCTGGCCAAGGCGACGGGGTTTCACTGGCTGGCAGCGTGGCCAGTGTGGGCTCCACAGGTAGCGACGGTGCAATGGCAGCAGAGGGGACCACCGCCATACCCCAGACAGCCAATTCAAGTTCAACTGACCAACCCACAGAACACAGTGGTGTTTCAGGCTCAG TTAACCTGTCCAGGGAGGCCAGCCCTGCCGAAGACAGCGTCCCTGCTGCAGAAGAAGCAATGGAAGCGACGGAGGCTAACGCTGGCGAGGGGGAAGGAGAGGAGGTTCAGGGAGCGGATCAGAACCAGCCTGGGATCTACACGGAGCACGTGTTCACCGACCCGCTGGGTGTGGAACCCACTGTCTCCTCTTCTGACACACGGAG GGGCTCCAAGCAGGACATTGTTACTTCCTTACCAGAAGACTTGTCGGACCCATCAGAGGGGGAGGTCCTGAGGATGAGTAGCGCTCTCCCCACCATGTGGTTAGGGGCTCAGAATGGATG TCTATATGTCCACTCATCTGTGGCTCGATGGAGGAAATGTCTCCATGCCATCAAGTTGAAAGACTCCATCCTCAGCATAGT TCACGTGAAAGGGAGAGTCCTTGTAGCCTTAGCTGATGGGACCATAGCAATCTTCCATAGAAGCATCG ATGGTCAGTGGGATTTAACCAATTACCACCTATTGGATCTGGGCCGGCCCCACCACTCTATCCGTTGTATGACGGTCGTCCATGACAAGGTGTGGTGCGGCTACAGGAACAAGATGTATGTCATCCAGCCAAAGGCCATGAGGATAGAG AAGTCGTTTGATGCTCATCCTCGGAAAGAGAGCCAAGTGAGGCAGCTGGCCTGGGTAGGTGACGGTATCTGGGTGTCCATCCGCCTGGACTCCACTCTACGCTTGTTTCACGCCCACACTTACCAGCACCTCCAAGACGTGGACATTGAACCCTACGTCAGCAAGATGTTGG GTACGGGTAAATTGGGCTTCTCCTTTGTGAGAATCACAGCTCTGATGGTGTCCTGCAGCCGGCTGTGGGTGGGGACAGGAAACGGCGTCATCATCTCCATCCCGCTGTCTGAAG CTAACAAGACACCGGGAGCAGTAGTGCCAAATCGTCCTGGTGGCGCTGTGCGTGTTTACAGTGACGACGGTTCAGATGGCGCCACATCAGGCAGCTTCGTCCCGTATTGCTCTATGGCCCACGCCCAGCTCTGTTTCCATGGACATCGAGACGCTGTCAAGTTTTTTGCAACCGTTCCTG GTCAGGCGATGCCTCCTCCAGGAACTGCAGATTCAGGTTCAGATGACCCTGCTTCTGAATCCTCTGacacgacctctgaccccaaaaCATACCTGGTGATGAGTGGAGGCGAGGGCTACATCGACTTCAGGATGG gtgacGAAGGCAGCGAGTTGGATGGTTTATCCGAGCCAACAGCTGGTCAGTCGGCACCTACTAAAGCTGAGCGGAGCCACCTCATCGTCTGGCAGGTCACAGCGCCTCACCAGTGA
- the spag9a gene encoding sperm associated antigen 9a isoform X4: MELEDGVVYQDDPGTSAMMSERVSGLANSIYREFERLIGKYDEDVVKELMPLVVAVLENLDSVFAENQEHEVELELLKEDNEQLITQYEREKALRKHAEEKFIEFEDTHEQDKKDLQNHVDRMESHSRQLELKIKNYADQIGRLEERELELKKEYNSLHQRHTEMIHNYMEHVERIKMQQISETSESNTVGRVRRERPLSLGIFPSSGGVSLLTPDPQVRMETLGTENWRFNDSTQPRSNTSLKLDYLDPPKERESKSAQDSTWGNSLADDCKDELSDFTGSKSATPMSTTASDMEKEDGNCKSMEVQAAPGTRSVGLPENEDSTDVQDIIESTPELDMDLIGYKPCSNLTKGIENMAFDRNTESLFEELSSAGTGLIGDVDEGADLLDLSLIGMGREVENLIQENSQLLETKNALNVVNKDLILKVDELTCEKEMLQGELEAVLQAKTKLEDRSRDLEEELKKARLEVEEVRNKSKDEEDSDVPTAQRKRFTRVEMARVLMERNQYKERLMELQEAVRWTEMIRASRENPNLTEKKKSSIWQFFSRLFSSSSSSPAIKKAETQSNVTYNPPGSLVKRSSTFSQFPTEKSKTFDFLNEEKDQCSSPSRKEQKRAQYRQVKAHMQKEDGRVTAHGWSLPSKYKVTNGGQVENKMNLPVPVYLRPLDQKDASMKLWCAAGVNLTGGRAAPSSEFTKQTKGSQSSLDQLEQETKDQEKVEQEKDLLLQEEISSRVWVCTSTHSSTKVMVLDASQPSDLIDSFYACNTHVVCIASVPGVLDSDYPMGEEVPQDMDAGQGDGVSLAGSVASVGSTGSDGAMAAEGTTAIPQTANSSSTDQPTEHSGVSGSVNLSREASPAEDSVPAAEEAMEATEANAGEGEGEEVQGADQNQPGIYTEHVFTDPLGVEPTVSSSDTRRGSKQDIVTSLPEDLSDPSEGEVLRMSSALPTMWLGAQNGCLYVHSSVARWRKCLHAIKLKDSILSIVHVKGRVLVALADGTIAIFHRSIADGQWDLTNYHLLDLGRPHHSIRCMTVVHDKVWCGYRNKMYVIQPKAMRIEKSFDAHPRKESQVRQLAWVGDGIWVSIRLDSTLRLFHAHTYQHLQDVDIEPYVSKMLGTGKLGFSFVRITALMVSCSRLWVGTGNGVIISIPLSEANKTPGAVVPNRPGGAVRVYSDDGSDGATSGSFVPYCSMAHAQLCFHGHRDAVKFFATVPGQAMPPPGTADSGSDDPASESSDTTSDPKTYLVMSGGEGYIDFRMGDEGSELDGLSEPTAGQSAPTKAERSHLIVWQVTAPHQ, from the exons ATGGAGCTGGAAGACGGGGTTGTGTACCAGGACGACCCTGGGACATCAGCGATGATGTCTGAGCGGGTGTCGGGCCTGGCTAACTCCATCTACCGCGAGTTCGAGAGGCTCATCGGGAAATACGACGAGGACGTGGTGAAGGAGCTGATGCCGCTGGTGGTGGCCGTCCTGGAGAACCTGGACTCGGTGTTCGCGGAAAACCAGGAGCACgaagtggagctggagctgctgaaggaGGACAACGAGCAGCTCATCACCCAGTACGAGCGGGAGAAGGCGCTGAGGAAACACGCAGAGGAG AAGTTCATCGAGTTTGAAGACACTCATGAACAAGATAAGAAGGATCTGCAGAACCACGTGGACCGAATGGAGTCCCACTCCAGACAACTGGAACTCAAGATAAAGAACTATGCTGACCAGA tcgGGAGGTTGGAGGAGCGTGAATTGGAGCTCAAGAAAGAATACAACTCCCTTCACCAGCGACACACAGAG ATGATCCATAATTATATGGAGCACGTGGAGAGGATCAAAATGCAGCAGATTAGCGAGACTTCAGAATCAAACACAGTCGGCCGAGTCAG GAGAGAGCGGCCTCTGTCTTTGGGGATCTTTCCATCATCGGGTGGGGTGTCTCTGCTCACCCCAGACCCCCAGGTCAGGATGGAGACACTAGGGACAGAGAACTGGAGGTTTAACGACTCCACGCAACCACGTTCCAACACCAGCCTCAAA TTGGACTATCTTGACCCCCCAAAGGAAAGGGAGAGTAAGAGTGCGCAGGATTCTACTTGGGGGAATTCACTGGCAGACGACTGCAAG GATGAACTGTCGGACTTCACCGGCTCCAAGTCGGCCACGCCAATGTCCACCACAGCCTCAGACATGGAGAAGGAAGATGGGAACTGTAAGAGCATGGAGGTCCAGGCTGCTCCAGGAACCAGATCAGTGG GCTTGCCTGAAAATGAAGACAGCACAGATGTGCAGGACATCATTGAGTCCACCCCTGAGCTGGACATGGATCTCATTGGATACAAACCCTGCAG CAACCTGACTAAGGGCATAGAAAACATGGCTTTTGATCGCAACACAGAATCTCTGTTTGAAGAGCTGTCGTCGGCAGGTACTGGGCTCATCGGGGATGTGGATGAAGGAGCCGACCTGCTTG ACCTTAGTTTGATTG GTATGGGCCGGGAAGTTGAAAATCTCATTCAGGAGAATTCACAGCTGCTTGAGACAAA GAATGCATTGAACGTCGTGAATAAGGACTTAATATTGAAGGTGGATGAGTTGACGTGTGAGAAGGAGATGCTGCAGGGGGAGCTGGAGGCTGTGCTGCAGGCTAAGACCAAGCTGGAGGACAGGAGCAGAGATCTGGAGGAGGAACTCAAAAA AGCACGACTTGAGGTGGAGGAAGTGCGAAACAAAAGTAAAGATGAGGAAGAT AGCGATGTGCCTACAGCCCAGAGGAAACGCTTCACCCGGGTGGAAATGGCCAGAGTGTTAATGGAAAGAAACCAATACAAAGAGCGTCTGATGGAGCTCCAGGAAGCTGTGCGGTGGACAGAGATGATCAG GGCCTCAAGAGAAAATCCAAACCtcacagaaaagaagaaatccAGCATCTGGCAGTT CTTCAGCAGACTGTttagctcctcctccagttCTCCTGCTATAAAGAAGGCGGAGACTCAGTCCAACGTGACCTACAACCCCCCAGGCAGCCTTGTGAAGAGGAGTAGCACCTTCTCCCAGTTCCCAACAGAGAAATCCAAGACTTTTGACTTCCTCAATGAAGA GAAGGACCAGTGCAGTTCACCATCACgtaaagagcagaagagagcccAGTACAGACAGGTCAAGGCCCACATGCAGAAGGAGGACGGACGAGTCACCGCTCACGGCTGGAGCCTACCCAGTAAATACAAG GTGACGAATGGTGGACAGGTGGAGAACAAAATGAACTTACCTGTACCGGTATACTTGAGACCTTTGGATCAGAAAGATGCTTCTATGAAG CTGTGGTGTGCTGCAGGCGTCAACCTGACTGGAGGAAGAGCAGCACCGTCGTCAGAGTTCACCAAGCAGACAAAGGGTTCACAGAGCAGCCTGGACCAGTTAGAGCAGGAGACTAAG GATCAGGAGAAAGTCGAGCAGGAGAAGGATTTGCTCCTTCAGGAAGAGATCTCCAGTAGGGTGTGGGTGTGCACCAGTACTCATTCCTCCACCAAGGTAATGGTGCTGGACGCCAGTCAGCCCTCTGACCTAATCGACAGCTTCTACGCCTGCAACACCCACGTGGTGTGCATCGCCAGTGTGCCAG GTGTATTGGACAGCGATTATCCAATGGGTGAGGAGGTACCCCAAGACATGGATGCTGGCCAAGGCGACGGGGTTTCACTGGCTGGCAGCGTGGCCAGTGTGGGCTCCACAGGTAGCGACGGTGCAATGGCAGCAGAGGGGACCACCGCCATACCCCAGACAGCCAATTCAAGTTCAACTGACCAACCCACAGAACACAGTGGTGTTTCAGGCTCAG TTAACCTGTCCAGGGAGGCCAGCCCTGCCGAAGACAGCGTCCCTGCTGCAGAAGAAGCAATGGAAGCGACGGAGGCTAACGCTGGCGAGGGGGAAGGAGAGGAGGTTCAGGGAGCGGATCAGAACCAGCCTGGGATCTACACGGAGCACGTGTTCACCGACCCGCTGGGTGTGGAACCCACTGTCTCCTCTTCTGACACACGGAG GGGCTCCAAGCAGGACATTGTTACTTCCTTACCAGAAGACTTGTCGGACCCATCAGAGGGGGAGGTCCTGAGGATGAGTAGCGCTCTCCCCACCATGTGGTTAGGGGCTCAGAATGGATG TCTATATGTCCACTCATCTGTGGCTCGATGGAGGAAATGTCTCCATGCCATCAAGTTGAAAGACTCCATCCTCAGCATAGT TCACGTGAAAGGGAGAGTCCTTGTAGCCTTAGCTGATGGGACCATAGCAATCTTCCATAGAAGCATCG CAGATGGTCAGTGGGATTTAACCAATTACCACCTATTGGATCTGGGCCGGCCCCACCACTCTATCCGTTGTATGACGGTCGTCCATGACAAGGTGTGGTGCGGCTACAGGAACAAGATGTATGTCATCCAGCCAAAGGCCATGAGGATAGAG AAGTCGTTTGATGCTCATCCTCGGAAAGAGAGCCAAGTGAGGCAGCTGGCCTGGGTAGGTGACGGTATCTGGGTGTCCATCCGCCTGGACTCCACTCTACGCTTGTTTCACGCCCACACTTACCAGCACCTCCAAGACGTGGACATTGAACCCTACGTCAGCAAGATGTTGG GTACGGGTAAATTGGGCTTCTCCTTTGTGAGAATCACAGCTCTGATGGTGTCCTGCAGCCGGCTGTGGGTGGGGACAGGAAACGGCGTCATCATCTCCATCCCGCTGTCTGAAG CTAACAAGACACCGGGAGCAGTAGTGCCAAATCGTCCTGGTGGCGCTGTGCGTGTTTACAGTGACGACGGTTCAGATGGCGCCACATCAGGCAGCTTCGTCCCGTATTGCTCTATGGCCCACGCCCAGCTCTGTTTCCATGGACATCGAGACGCTGTCAAGTTTTTTGCAACCGTTCCTG GTCAGGCGATGCCTCCTCCAGGAACTGCAGATTCAGGTTCAGATGACCCTGCTTCTGAATCCTCTGacacgacctctgaccccaaaaCATACCTGGTGATGAGTGGAGGCGAGGGCTACATCGACTTCAGGATGG gtgacGAAGGCAGCGAGTTGGATGGTTTATCCGAGCCAACAGCTGGTCAGTCGGCACCTACTAAAGCTGAGCGGAGCCACCTCATCGTCTGGCAGGTCACAGCGCCTCACCAGTGA